A single region of the Garra rufa chromosome 20, GarRuf1.0, whole genome shotgun sequence genome encodes:
- the LOC141294287 gene encoding GTPase IMAP family member 8: protein MINTILETSETEAEGDEHVKREGFFDGRKVSLVETPGWWKTFSLKDLSNISKQQLVRRISLVSPGPHAVLIVIRADSPFTDTDGRFLEEYVELLGPNVWTHTLIIFTRGDLIKREDIEKHIQEEGSALKRLIEKCENKYHVFNNNSNHHDRTQVKELLMKIEQIVRKNNGKHFDIDLEKVNEVNEQWKEIQTRASLRKSRVQEERSTVQEKAYVRRLEEIRVVLFGWVLAGKSSAGNTILNRNEFAIGGKTGEGKRGYGDVDGREITVLDTPGWWKYFESELNPDFIRSAILGNVSACKKFPNAMLLVIPADTSFQEEQKIIIRQNMSILGDEVWRHTIVLFTWGDRFKDISIEQHIESEGEALQWLIEKCRNRYHVFDNTDKNPDQVLELLQKIDEMAAENSSFRLNTRKSVQGNDEQEDLNMECTVNLLIPKMKRPVHLNTTAFRSQLGHFWRESSADGKL, encoded by the exons ATGATCAACACTATATTGGAAACCAGTGAAACAGAAGCTGAAGGAGATGAACATGTGAAGAGAGAAGGTTTTTTTGATGGCAGGAAAGTCAGTCTGGTTGAAACTCCTGGCTGGTGGAAAACCTTCAGTCTGAAGGATTTATCCAACATCTCCAAACAGCAGCTGGTTCGGAGGATTTCTTTGGTTTCACCTGGACCACATGCGGTTCTGATCGTGATTCGGGCCGATTCACCTTTTACAGACACCGATGGGAGGTTTCTGGAGGAGTATGTGGAGCTGCTGGGTCCGAATGTCTGGACTCACACCCTCATCATCTTCACAAGAGGAGATTTGATTAAACGAGAAGACATAGAGAAGCATATTCAGGAAGAAGGATCAGCACTCAAGCGGCTCAttgaaaaatgtgaaaataaatatcacgtttttaataataattcaaaCCATCACGACCGAACTCAAGTCAAAGAGTTGCTCATGAAAATCGAACAAATTGTAAGGAAGAATAACGGCAAGCACTTTGACATTGACTTGGAAAAAGTGAATGAAGTCAATGAGCAGTGGAAGGAAATCCAGACCAGAGCAAGTTTGAGAAAATCCAGAGTTCAGGAGGAACGGTCAACAGTTCAAGAAAAAG CATATGTGCGTCGTCTTGAAGAGATCAGAGTGGTTTTGTTTGGATGGGTTCTTGCTGGAAAGAGCTCAGCTGGAAACACCATCTTGAACCGGAATGAATTTGCCATAGGAGGAAAAACCGGAGAGGGTAAGAGAGGCTACGGAGATGTAGACGGACGGGAGATAACTGTTTTGGACACTCCAGGCTGGTGGAAGTACTTTGAATCTGAGCTCAACCCAGATTTCATTAGATCTGCGATTTTAGGAAACGTGTCAGCATGTAAGAAGTTTCCTAATGCCATGCTGCTCGTAATTCCAGCAGATACATCATTTCAGGAAGAACAAAAGATAATCATTAGGCAGAATATGTCTATCCTTGGAGACGAGGTCTGGAGACACACTATAGTTTTGTTCACGTGGGGCGACAGATTCAAAGACATCTCCATCGAGCAGCACATTGAGAGTGAAGGTGAAGCTCTTCAGTGGCTGATTGAGAAATGCAGGAACAGATATCACGTCTTTGACAACACAGACAAGAACCCAGATCAAGTCTTAGAGCTGCTCCAGAAGATTGATGAGATGGCGGCAGAAAACAGTTCGTTTCGTCTTAACACACGGAAAAGTGTTCAGGGTAATGACGAACAGGAGGATCTGAATATGGAG TGCACAGTGAACCTCCTGATTCCCAAAATGAAGCGACCGGTCCATCTCAACACGACAGCA TTCCGGAGCCAGTTAGGACACTTCTGGAGAGAGAGTTCAGCAGATGGGAAACTATAA